GCAATTTATATTAAACCAAAATAAGAACTTTCTTAGTTAAAATCTGAAGCTGGAATAGAAATTCCTCATTACTTCCTAAATCCTAgactaataaaatagaaacacaataaaactaaaattgggAATTTCTTCTTGTTTCCTAATAGCTACCCTaaaataacccaaaataaaaggttaCATATCTTGCCAAGTAAAATAAATATTCTAAATACCCTACTGATCAACTACCAAACTTAAATTCGGTTCTTGGTCCGGGCTCTCGAACGGGTTTGGGTTGATCCATTGAACCGCTCCTGTATCAGAAATGATTGGAGAATTAATGAGAGgagagataagaaaagaaaagaaaagaaaagaaagaaacaatgaGAGAGAGTGACTTGGGGGGAATGAGAGAGAAGATCCCTTGCCAAATCGAGACGAGAGAGAATGCAGTTAACAGACAAACCAAAACTACCCATTTAAATTTCATAATTCGCTTtgaggtgggggtgggggtgggttaCATATATAAAAAGCAGAAAAAACCTCCCTGATCAACGTAACTGCTAACAAAATAGATAGACTTTCCTAACCAGGACTCTTGGACAGCTAAGGACTAGAATTTTAGATTTCCTAAACTAACTCATAGACTAACACCTAGTTTCCTAACCAACTAATGACACCAACATGAGACCcaccaaaataaaaagttaATTTTGTGGACCACTTGAAACTTCCACTTTTGGGCTTTATATTTCATCCCGTTACAGtaataaaacccaaaaattatGGCCCACCTATACCAGTATTAAAGCCTGGCCCTTATGGTTCTGATCAAAGTCAAAGGAAGGATAAGCCTGTTAGGAAAAGCTTTGTTGGCAGTTGGCACTGTAATGAACTATCAAGCTTCACCAATATTAGTGGGAAGGCTGTGAGTAAAGATATTATTTCGAGTTGCCCACCACCTGCTACTTCCCCGATTAGAAAAGTTGAGGTGGTGGTGTCTAGTGTGTTTGTATTAGGAAAGGAGCAGAGGGAGAGCCGGAAGGGTGTATATCCTATTgatattccccccccccctctctctctctcccacccccccatgttttcttgttcttctttgaTCTCTTCCTTCTGTTTCTTGATGGTGGTGGACTGTGTACTATGGTGTTACCTGTAGGTGATGGTTAGCACAATCTATTTGATGATGAACGGGAGTTAAAGTTGTTCTGGTTGGAGGAGAGGTGTGTGAAGATAGTGGAAGTGCTGAGGAAGTTggcagcaattttttttttctttgtctcCCTGTGTTTTGCTTGTTTGTTTTTCATTGCAAATATCTCTCAGGTCAGACTGTATAGTCTTCTTATACTCTTCATTCTAATGAATTATTTGCTTCTGATCAAAGAAAGCATGGTGACTAGAGCCAACTGTGCTACTGTGGTCCTTTCATCCACTGCAAACAGTCCAATCTTTCAGACAGAATGGTCGGTTAACTGGcttcattttttaatttgtGGACATGCCTTAGGAAAAATCATCTAGGCCCAGTAGTCAATGCTTCTAATGGTCCATATTTTGGTCTAAATTTTCGTGATAAAACTGCGTATCATCTACTAATATTCCCAAAGTAGAAAAGAAtactaaacccaaaagccaaaaagCAATAAACTGAAATTGTTTTCCTCCCGCTGATACTCATGCACATCCTTATGTTTGAAGATTTGTCTTATATGTTCAGGTTTTCCAAATCCCAACGCACTGCTTGGTTTCATATAGCCCGTGAAAAAAGAAGTTTAAATGGGTGAATGCTTTCGGTGAAGCATAGAAGGGTATCAGAGATGAGCCTTGGTTTATTCATCTGATTAGGATAAACTGCATCAGAGATGACTCATGGAGAAAAGTGAGAGGTGACTTTCATAATAGTTTCTTTGTTCCTTTAGtggttcttttctctctctccccacccccccaaaaaaaaaaaaaaaaaaaactaggagcataggttttctctcttttaaccTTATCcagattttcttttaattgcaaATCCATCCCCATTCTAAATGAGTTGATTAGCTTGTGAATGACATTTGTTTACTTTTATCTTCTGCTTCTTAGGCACTGTGAGAGGGTCTTTTCGAATGGAGATGCTTATGTTGGTAACATCAAACAAGAACTTCCACATGGTAAGGGGAGATATACATGGTCAGATGGAACAGTGTACGAGGGTGAGTGGGAGGAGGGAAAAATGACAGGCAAAGGGAGGATATGTTGGTCCTCAGGTGCAACTTATGAAGGTGATTTTTCTGGTAATTATCTGCATGGTTTTGGCACCTTCACTGCAGATGATGGTTGTGTCTACAATGGAGCCTGGAGGATGAATGTACAGCATGGGCTGGGAAGAAAAAAGTATTCTAACTTGGATGTTTATGAAGGTTCTTGGAGGGAAGGGGTACAAGAAGGCAGTGGTCGGTATTCCTGGAATGCTGGAAATACATATACTGGGAATTGGAAAGCTGGAAAAATGTGTGGTAGAGGAGCTATGAAATGGGAAAATGGTGATTTGTTTGATGGCTTCTGGTTGGATGGATTGAGACATGGCTCAGGTTATTACAGATTTTCTGATGGGGGTTATTATTTTGGAACATGGACTAAGGGCCTGAAGGATGGAAAAGGAACATTCTATCCTGTTGGAGCTAAAATTCCTTCTCTAAAAAAGTGGTATAAGTCTGTTGGATATTATGATATGAAACACAGCTTGCTATCACATACTTCATCAGCAAACTTGGAAGATTTTAGTCCTAAAAAACCAAGAGTTAGGCGCAGTCTCTCTGAAAAGCTTTCCATTGGTGGCCTTTTTAGGAGTCCTGGTCGAATATCACTCAGGGCTAAATCCTTAGATGGGGCTTTTCGGGTTGGTGATCCCACAGGTGAAGCTCCACTGTTGGATGGCTCCTTTTCATTGTCATTTTCCTCTAATGAAGGTCAAAATAAGTTTCAGGATCAGTGCAGTTTGGTATATGAAAGGGAATACATGCAAGGAGTGTTAATTAAGGAGAGGGTTAGGAATGATGCAGCAGAGTTATCACTCAAAAATAAATGGCGAAATAAAAGCCAACCAAAAGAACAAAGGAAGAAACCTGGTCAAGCCATTTTCAAAGGCCACAGGAGCTACTATCTGATGCTTAATCTTCAGCTTGGTATCAGGTAAATAAGGTTCATAGCATAATGTTAGTCTTATTTGTGCAATGTTCTGCATAATGCATAGTTTGAAAACTTGGGTTTTGGTCTCGTTTCGGCCTGACCGAAATACACCAAAATGGGCAAAATTTTTCCAAAACGGTGCATTTTTATCTACAATGTAGATATGACCGAAATTTTGACCGAAGTATACCAAAATGACTGAAATCTTACAGAAACAGTGCCAATTCCTCAATTCAACTGTTATTTTGTCTTGGCCTCATCGAAATCACTGAAATTTccgaaattttaaaatttggtgAGTTTTTTATCTAAGCCGTTAATGTAATTCCAGCTGCAAGCTTGCTGTTAAGCTACAGACATCTTTTGTTAAATATGCTTTGGTGCATGGAGGATAACATTCATCATCGTTGTATATAGTGACACTGAACCTTAAATCCTACAATTTTGGCCAAGAACAGACCTTACACGAACAGTAAATGGAGTTTATGAAGTATCTATTCCACCAAGTATGTTATATCCAACTTAATATTCATAAGGTCACAGACATATGTGTTCTCCCTTTttattcatcccctacctacagATACTCTTTAAATGTATGATATTAATTATATCATAAAATTATCAACCCTTCATCAgaagtatatttttttcttattagctttttttttttttttttttttttttaattatcaatttttaattttctttgaaCATATTTCAATGCTTTATTCATTACTCTGTTATGTAGCTGACACTGAGTCCGGTTCTTCTGATTATAATTTACCTAATGAATTACCCTGTtgtcttgtttattttttatatgaagaTCATGTATTCTTCTTTATTTGGTATTTTGTGGGATCTTTGCAATTATCGAATGAACTAAAGTTTACAGGTACACTGTTGGAAAGATCACTCCAGTACCGATGCGTGAAGTACGATCTTCTGATTTCGGTCCTCGAGCAAGAATTAGAATGTACTTCCCAAGAAAGGGTTCCAAGTTGACTCCTTCACACAAGTCTATTGATTTCTATTGGAAGGATTATTGCCCAATGGTTTTTAGGTATTTACCCATCTTATGGTTGGTTCTTTAGATAATATAATTGTCTACATATTGTGTTTCCTGATTTTGACAGAAGTTCAGAAACCATTCAATTGTCTCATACTTTCCATAAATTTAGATTGTGTTCCGAGTATATGCT
This genomic stretch from Macadamia integrifolia cultivar HAES 741 chromosome 2, SCU_Mint_v3, whole genome shotgun sequence harbors:
- the LOC122070774 gene encoding phosphatidylinositol 4-phosphate 5-kinase 8-like isoform X2; amino-acid sequence: MTHGEKHCERVFSNGDAYVGNIKQELPHGKGRYTWSDGTVYEGEWEEGKMTGKGRICWSSGATYEGDFSGNYLHGFGTFTADDGCVYNGAWRMNVQHGLGRKKYSNLDVYEGSWREGVQEGSGRYSWNAGNTYTGNWKAGKMCGRGAMKWENGDLFDGFWLDGLRHGSGYYRFSDGGYYFGTWTKGLKDGKGTFYPVGAKIPSLKKWYKSVGYYDMKHSLLSHTSSANLEDFSPKKPRVRRSLSEKLSIGGLFRSPGRISLRAKSLDGAFRVGDPTGEAPLLDGSFSLSFSSNEGQNKFQDQCSLVYEREYMQGVLIKERVRNDAAELSLKNKWRNKSQPKEQRKKPGQAIFKGHRSYYLMLNLQLGIRYTVGKITPVPMREVRSSDFGPRARIRMYFPRKGSKLTPSHKSIDFYWKDYCPMVFRNLREMFKIDAADYMMSICGGDGLRELSSPGKSGSIFYLSQDERFVIKTQRRSELKILLKMLPNYYNHVGAHDNTLITKFFGLHRITLKHGRKVRFVVMGNMFCTELRIHRRYDLKGSSQGRCTNKHEIDENTTLKDLDLSYVFQMDRSWRKSLFKQISLDCMFLESQHIIDYSLLLGLHFRAPEHLKALTESSNALHRESSDEGASSRELLIPPKGLLLVTHEPNSINTLPGPHIRGSTLRAAAAGDEEVDLFLPDAGRLRVQLGVNMPAQAIRKLPHVGAESEEIELVEVYDVVLYLGIIDILQEYNIKKKIEHAYKSLQFDPLSISAVEPQMYSKRFISFLERVFPDQMLKERR
- the LOC122070774 gene encoding phosphatidylinositol 4-phosphate 5-kinase 8-like isoform X1, yielding MEKSERHCERVFSNGDAYVGNIKQELPHGKGRYTWSDGTVYEGEWEEGKMTGKGRICWSSGATYEGDFSGNYLHGFGTFTADDGCVYNGAWRMNVQHGLGRKKYSNLDVYEGSWREGVQEGSGRYSWNAGNTYTGNWKAGKMCGRGAMKWENGDLFDGFWLDGLRHGSGYYRFSDGGYYFGTWTKGLKDGKGTFYPVGAKIPSLKKWYKSVGYYDMKHSLLSHTSSANLEDFSPKKPRVRRSLSEKLSIGGLFRSPGRISLRAKSLDGAFRVGDPTGEAPLLDGSFSLSFSSNEGQNKFQDQCSLVYEREYMQGVLIKERVRNDAAELSLKNKWRNKSQPKEQRKKPGQAIFKGHRSYYLMLNLQLGIRYTVGKITPVPMREVRSSDFGPRARIRMYFPRKGSKLTPSHKSIDFYWKDYCPMVFRNLREMFKIDAADYMMSICGGDGLRELSSPGKSGSIFYLSQDERFVIKTQRRSELKILLKMLPNYYNHVGAHDNTLITKFFGLHRITLKHGRKVRFVVMGNMFCTELRIHRRYDLKGSSQGRCTNKHEIDENTTLKDLDLSYVFQMDRSWRKSLFKQISLDCMFLESQHIIDYSLLLGLHFRAPEHLKALTESSNALHRESSDEGASSRELLIPPKGLLLVTHEPNSINTLPGPHIRGSTLRAAAAGDEEVDLFLPDAGRLRVQLGVNMPAQAIRKLPHVGAESEEIELVEVYDVVLYLGIIDILQEYNIKKKIEHAYKSLQFDPLSISAVEPQMYSKRFISFLERVFPDQMLKERR
- the LOC122070774 gene encoding phosphatidylinositol 4-phosphate 5-kinase 8-like isoform X4 gives rise to the protein MEKSERHCERVFSNGDAYVGNIKQELPHGKGRYTWSDGTVYEGEWEEGKMTGKGRICWSSGATYEGDFSGNYLHGFGTFTADDGCVYNGAWRMNVQHGLGRKKYSNLDVYEGSWREGVQEGSGRYSWNAGNTYTGNWKAGKMCGRGAMKWENGDLFDGFWLDGLRHGSGYYRFSDGGYYFGTWTKGLKDGKGTFYPVGAKIPSLKKWYKSVGYYDMKHSLLSHTSSANLEDFSPKKPRVRRSLSEKLSIGGLFRSPGRISLRAKSLDGAFRVGDPTGEAPLLDGSFSLSFSSNEGQNKFQDQCSLVYEREYMQGVLIKERVRNDAAELSLKNKWRNKSQPKEQRKKPGQAIFKGHRSYYLMLNLQLGIRYTVGKITPVPMREVRSSDFGPRARIRMYFPRKGSKLTPSHKSIDFYWKDYCPMVFRNLREMFKIDAADYMMSICGGDGLRELSSPGKSGSIFYLSQDERFVIKTQRRSELKVRFVVMGNMFCTELRIHRRYDLKGSSQGRCTNKHEIDENTTLKDLDLSYVFQMDRSWRKSLFKQISLDCMFLESQHIIDYSLLLGLHFRAPEHLKALTESSNALHRESSDEGASSRELLIPPKGLLLVTHEPNSINTLPGPHIRGSTLRAAAAGDEEVDLFLPDAGRLRVQLGVNMPAQAIRKLPHVGAESEEIELVEVYDVVLYLGIIDILQEYNIKKKIEHAYKSLQFDPLSISAVEPQMYSKRFISFLERVFPDQMLKERR
- the LOC122070774 gene encoding phosphatidylinositol 4-phosphate 5-kinase 8-like isoform X3 gives rise to the protein MEKSERHCERVFSNGDAYVGNIKQELPHGKGRYTWSDGTVYEGEWEEGKMTGKGRICWSSGATYEGDFSGNYLHGFGTFTADDGCVYNGAWRMNVQHGLGRKKYSNLDVYEGSWREGVQEGSGRYSWNAGNTYTGNWKAGKMCGRGAMKWENGDLFDGFWLDGLRHGSGYYRFSDGGYYFGTWTKGLKDGKGTFYPVGAKIPSLKKWYKSVGYYDMKHSLLSHTSSANLEDFSPKKPRVRRSLSEKLSIGGLFRSPGRISLRAKSLDGAFRVGDPTGEAPLLDGSFSLSFSSNEGQNKFQDQCSLVYEREYMQGVLIKERVRNDAAELSLKNKWRNKSQPKEQRKKPGQAIFKGHRSYYLMLNLQLGIRYTVGKITPVPMREVRSSDFGPRARIRMYFPRKGSKLTPSHKSIDFYWKDYCPMVFRNLREMFKIDAADYMMSICGGDGLRELSSPGKSGSIFYLSQDERFVIKTQRRSELKILLKMLPNYYNHVGAHDNTLITKFFGLHRITLKHGRKVRFVVMGNMFCTELRIHRRYDLKGSSQGRCTNKHEIDENTTLKDLDLSYVFQMDRSWRKSLFKAPEHLKALTESSNALHRESSDEGASSRELLIPPKGLLLVTHEPNSINTLPGPHIRGSTLRAAAAGDEEVDLFLPDAGRLRVQLGVNMPAQAIRKLPHVGAESEEIELVEVYDVVLYLGIIDILQEYNIKKKIEHAYKSLQFDPLSISAVEPQMYSKRFISFLERVFPDQMLKERR